One window of the Sparus aurata chromosome 7, fSpaAur1.1, whole genome shotgun sequence genome contains the following:
- the LOC115585833 gene encoding interferon-inducible GTPase 5-like, whose product MDTPHDCQSVEEIKEALQNNNPALAMAKIKEKLDKENNTPLNIAITGESGSGKSSFVNAFRGIDNSAEGAAPTGCVETTLVVTPYPHPNYPNVTLWDLPGIGSPNFLADQYLELVEFDRFDFFIIISDTRFRENDVKLAQEIQRMKKKFYFVRSKIDDVLRAEKRSQRDFSETRTKERIKDNCIQYLQKQGIQSPQVFLVSSFELHLHDFSLLMETLERELPKHKRNALLFAMPNISPVIINKKKKAFHAQIKYVATASAAAAGVPVPGLSIAVDAALLVGVVTQYVFGFGLDRPSLKRLSESSNVPFNDLKGVIISPLAATRITADVILKVLFQCASMAALMAAEEGVRFIPIIGIPLAMALSFKITSSTLNFILNKLADDAERVFGKVLDCNTTE is encoded by the exons ATGGATACTCCACATGACTGTCAATCAGTTGAAGAAATTAAAGAAGCTCTACAAAACAACAATCCAGCCTTAGCTATGGCAAAGATCAAAGAGAAGTTGGACAAGGAAAATAACACTCCACTAAATATTGCCATCACAGGAGAGTCCGGCTCTGGTAAATCCTCCTTTGTTAATGCCTTTAGAGGCATAGACAACAGTGCTGAGGGAGCTGCTCCTACTGGTTGTGTAGAAACCACCTTAGTGGTTACACCATACCCCCATCCAAACTATCCCAATGTTACACTGTGGGATCTTCCAGGTATTGGCAGCCCCAATTTTCTAGCTGATCAGTACCTGGAACTTGTTGAATTTGACAGATTTgacttcttcatcatcatctcagACACTCGCTTCAGAGAAAATGATGTGAAACTCGCTCAGGAGATCCAGAGGATGAAGAAAAAGTTCTACTTTGTTCGCTCAAAGATTGATGATGTTTTACGAGCTGAGAAACGGAGTCAGAGAGACTTCAGTGAGACCAGGACTAAGGAACGAATCAAGGACAACTGCATTCAAT ATCTTCAGAAACAAGGTATTCAGTCTCCACAGGTCTTCCTGGTGTCCAGCTTTGAGCTCCACCTGCATGACTTCAGTCTGTTAATGGAGACACTGGAGAGAGAACTTCCTAAACACAAGAGGAACGCTTTGCTGTTTGCCATGCCCAACATCAGCCCGGTGATcatcaacaagaagaaaaaggcttttcATGCCCAAATAAAGTATGTTGCTACTgcttctgcagctgcagcaggagtaCCAGTTCCTGGGCTTTCTATTGCTGTTGATGCAGCTTTGCTGGTTGGTGTTGTCACACAATACGTATTTGGTTTTGGTCTTGATAGACCATCACTGAAGCGTCTGTCTGAAAGCTCAAATGTGCCATTCAATGATTTAAAGGGTGTCATCATTTCACCCCTGGCTGCGACCAGAATAACCGCTGATGTTATCCTCAAGGTGTTATTTCAGTGTGCAAGCATGGCTGCATTAATGGCAGCAGAGGAAGGGGTCAGATTCATTCCAATAATTGGAATCCCATTAGCAATGGCCCTGTCTTTTAAGATAACTTCCAGTACTTTGAATTTTATACTCAACAAGCTTGCTGATGATGCAGAGAGGGTGTTTGGGAAGGTCCTGGACTGTAACACCACAGAGTGA
- the LOC115585834 gene encoding interferon-inducible GTPase 5-like encodes MDTPHDDEPVEKIKEALQNSNQALAMEKISEYLDRQNNIPLNIAITGETGSGKSTFVNRVRGIKEWDTGAAPTGVRECTKVPTPYPHPKYPNVKLWDLPGVGTTNFPADQYLKFVEFEKFDFFIIISDTRFRENDVKLAQGIQKMKKKFYFVRSKIDNDLRAQKLTQREFSETETKEQIKEDCIQCLQEQGIQSPQVFLVSSFELHLHDFSLLHATLERELPEHKRNTLLFAMPNISQEIINKKKKAFQTNIKWYAVASAAAAGVPIPGLSIAVDAPLLVGVVTQYVFGFGLDIPSLKRLAESSGVPFDDLKGVIISPLAATKITAELILKVLIQCASTAALLAAEEGVRFIPIIGIPAAMALSFKITSSALNFILNKLADDAQRVFEKVLDCNTTE; translated from the exons ATGGATACTCCACATGACGATGAACCAGTTGAAAAAATTAAAGAAGCTCTACAAAACAGCAATCAGGCCTTAGCTATGGAAAAGATCAGTGAGTATCTGGACAGGCAGAATAACATTCCACTAAATATTGCCATCACAGGAGAGACCGGCTCTGGTAAATCCACCTTTGTTAATCGCGTTAGAGGCATCAAAGAATGGGATACTGGAGCTGCTCCTACTGGGGTTAGAGAATGCACCAAAGTGCCTACACCATACCCCCATCCAAAGTATCCCAATGTTAAACTGTGGGATCTTCCAGGTGTTGGCACCACCAACTTTCCAGCTGATCAGTACCTGAAATTTGTAGAATTTGAGAAGTTTgacttcttcatcatcatctcagACACTCGCTTCAGAGAAAATGATGTGAAACTCGCTCAGGGGATccagaagatgaagaaaaagttCTACTTTGTTCGCTCAAAGATTGACAACGATTTACGAGCTCAGAAACTGACTCAGAGAGAGTTCAGTGAGACCGAGACTAAGGAACAAATCAAGGAAGACTGCATTCAAT GTCTTCAGGAACAAGGTATTCAGTCTCCACAGGTCTTCCTGGTGTCCAGCTTTGAGCTCCACCTGCATGACTTCAGTCTGTTACACGCAACACTGGAGAGAGAACTTCCTGAACACAAGAGGAACACTCTGCTGTTTGCCATGCCCAACATCAGCCAGGAGATcatcaacaagaagaaaaaggctttcCAGACCAACATAAAGTGGTATGCTGTTgcttctgcagctgcagcaggagtaCCAATTCCTGGGCTTTCTATTGCTGTTGATGCACCTTTGCTGGTTGGTGTTGTCACACAATATGTATTTGGTTTTGGTCTTGATATCCCATCACTGAAGCGTCTGGCTGAAAGCTCAGGTGTGCCATTTGATGATTTAAAGGGTGTTATCATTTCACCCCTGGCTGCAACCAAAATAACCGCTGAACTTATCCTCAAGGTGTTAATTCAATGTGCAAGCACAGCTGCATTATTGGCAGCAGAGGAAGGGGTCAGATTCATTCCAATAATTGGAATCCCAGCAGCAATGGCCCTGTCTTTCAAGATAACTTCCAGTGCTTTGAATTTTATACTCAACAAGCTTGCTGATGATGCACAGAGGGTGTTTGAGAAGGTCCTGGACTGTAACACCACAGAGTGA